One bacterium genomic window, CGCAGAAAGTCCGGGCAGGGATAAATCGAACCACGCCGAATATTCCGCCGTGAAAAGACGGGTGATCAGATTGTGGCGCGGATTGTAAAAGTTGAGACGTGACTGAAGACAGATAGTATTCGCACCAGCACGCGAAAACCCGACAACCGCTTTCTTGAGCTGATCCCGTTCGGGGCGATCTTCAGCGTCATAAATCACCAGGTATTCTCCGCGTGCGAAATCGAGCCCGACATTGCAGGCTTTGGGCTTCGTTCGCGGCTGAGAAACCGGTATCACGGTGACCCGGAACCCCGCAGGCAGTGTAATCGCCTCCACTGCGGCGCGGGTTTCATTGTCGTCAGCCTCCAGCAGGAGTTGAACATCGAGTTTATCGGCGGGATAATCCAACTGACTCAAGGCCTGCACAAGATGCTTCACCGATTCGCATTCGTGGTACATCGGCACCATGATCGAATAGACGGGCAGCTCTTCGTCACGTATGGCCGCCAGTTCAGCCGCCCCTATGACGAGTTCAGAGTTGACGGAAATGGAGAAACGGACCAGAGCCAGTTTGTAAATGGCGTGAATCACGTAGAAGACAGTGGAGGTCAAAACAAATACCTTGGCGGTTAACCAGGGCTGCCAGACGGCCAGAAGCAGGACCACCCCGCAAGCCGCCAGCAGAACCGTCCGCTGGGCACTGGTGATCGGAACCCGGGCACTCCACTCGGGCCGTAAACGGCTAAGCATCAAGGGATCGCCTACAGTCACTGCTGACTGCTGACTGCTCACTGCTGACTTTTGAAACATCTTTTTATTACTCCCCCACCAACGCCCGGGCAATCTGCTGACCTGCTAGCCGATGTCCCTGCTCCGACAACATAAGGGAATTTTCCTGAAAAAAAACATGTCGGCTATCACTCACGCAGCTAAAGGCCGTGAACAGGTCAGCCACAGGAATCCCACGTGCGTCAGCGACACGTCGGATCGCTGCGGCAAACACCCGGCTACGCTCAGGGGCGGAAGGATACGGGGGTGGAGTCACCCATACCAGCTTGATATTCAACAACGTTGCCACCATG contains:
- a CDS encoding glycosyltransferase; amino-acid sequence: MFQKSAVSSQQSAVTVGDPLMLSRLRPEWSARVPITSAQRTVLLAACGVVLLLAVWQPWLTAKVFVLTSTVFYVIHAIYKLALVRFSISVNSELVIGAAELAAIRDEELPVYSIMVPMYHECESVKHLVQALSQLDYPADKLDVQLLLEADDNETRAAVEAITLPAGFRVTVIPVSQPRTKPKACNVGLDFARGEYLVIYDAEDRPERDQLKKAVVGFSRAGANTICLQSRLNFYNPRHNLITRLFTAEYSAWFDLSLPGLSAVQAVIPLGGTSNHFVTRRLRELLGWDAFNVTEDCDLGIRIQRAGYQTSMLHTTTWEEACSRVRFWIPQRTRWIKGYIQTYLVHMRHPLQLLRELGLAKFLHFQLVVGCSTLATLLNPLFWFLAVLWFLFRLDALTSLFPGPVFAMGVLCLFAGNFAFVYLGMIGCYRRRYWDLVSYALLVPCYWILMSYSGWRAFFQFFSDPFKWEKTNHGLS